The Drosophila teissieri strain GT53w chromosome X, Prin_Dtei_1.1, whole genome shotgun sequence genome has a segment encoding these proteins:
- the LOC122623214 gene encoding gamma-tubulin complex component 2 homolog isoform X1, whose product MSKTDPLRQVLADLISESQSSLTPEAIVREFRATSERRLPLCELLQLLVSISENRPNFVEVTKEIADILQRKDPMYALLVFVERYSESGISSRSSSGISLSTMGSPHGIKTSFNSVSDVNSATASATTSARSITSSGSTTSARSAISEYSSGNYTASSRLSLPQAQDFPTSTPVNSKKSADPDTSSGVFVRRGPMQRNHGQNKDERGDLSVIKERVLSAVSDRSLNSYRSVASDGLSSRSGNSTKSSATVMATPTGVPDEYRTHLLWDYYKVDGNKLSKAEIAALPISSQENMLLDELLHCLTGVRENLLVPRQPDPTSVGLAKFETGFDIHMQLDRSLAELVQDILPLASHFMGMQKIVTATDGQGQVMNSLNEALQDLTHDFYLLIVQAEQELRQHRLTLQKLLYYLQPTLWVMEEIWTSLVDIQLSDYHDAAVLTYLHERIKRLEGDRAAQQLIIGMARKAAEPYMRMLQMWIQKGVIVDRNQEFLVEDNEVIHRDELPEHYSDDYWERRYNVRRDHIPSFLEKYSDKILRTGKYLNVIRQCGKRVMPTQEMHLEFDPTSERHVSVINDAYYFAARMLLDVLLTENDLMGHLQSVKRYLLLNQGDFTMQFMDACEDELTKNVDHVLPMTLENLLGLTLRLSSARNDPYKDDLHCELLPYDLVTQMSKIMNQKEEYWQAQPRLDLSGLECFAFTYEVKWPCSLVLNHIAISKYQMLFRQLFYCKHVERQLCKIWKENSIAKKFSPQAAELYRSAFTLRQRMMNAIQNLEYYMMIEIIEPNWHIFIEKMKTVENVDNVLRLHQDFLDACLKNCMLTESSHLNRAIFKLCKICLKFCEFIQRSQRFFLDAELKSMVCDTHDSADSSESEQESLHRPQLETSLDPADTFSERVKRFDLEFTGLLISFLKQINNMAKKNTADCFMNLVHRINFNAFYSDQMDKMCAKDAMG is encoded by the exons ATGAGCAAAACCGATCCGCTGCGCCAAGTGCTCGCCGATTTGATCAGCGAGTCGCA ATCGTCCCTCACTCCGGAGGCCATCGTTCGGGAGTTCCGGGCCACTAGTGAACGACGGTTGCCACTCTGTGAGCTGCTCCAATTGCTGGTGTCCATCAGCGAGAACCGTCCCAACTTCGTAGAGGTGACCAAGGAGATCGCAGACATCCTCCAGCGCAAGGATCCCATGTACGCACTGCTGGTGTTCGTCGAACGATACAGCGAAAGCGGCATATCctccaggagcagcagtggGATTAGCCTTTCGACAATGGGCTCCCCGCATGGAATCAAGACCTCGTTCAACTCCGTCTCGGATGTCAACTCCGCAACCGCTTCAGCCACAACATCGGCACGCTCAATCACATCGTCAGGCTCAACCACATCAGCACGCTCTGCCATATCGGAATACTCATCGGGAAACTATACGGCATCCTCCAGGCTTAGCTTGCCCCAGGCCCAGGACTTTCCCACCTCGACGCCGGTGAACAGCAAAAAGTCCGCTGACCCCGACACTTCCTCCGGAGTCTTCGTCAGGCGCGGTCCAATGCAACGTAACCATGGACAGAACAAGGATGAACGCGGCGATTTAAGTGTG ATCAAGGAGCGTGTGCTAAGTGCGGTATCCGATCGATCCCTGAACAGCTACCGCTCGGTGGCCAGTGACGGGCTCAGCAGCAGATCGGGCAACAGCACAAAGTCGTCGGCGACTGTCATGGCGACGCCAACTGGCGTGCCCGATGAGTATCGCACCCATTTACTGTGGGACTACTACAAGGTGGACGGGAACAAGCTGTCAAAGGCTGAGATCGCCGCACTGCCGATTTCCAGCCAGGAGAATATGCTGCTCGACGAGCTGCTGCACTGCCTCACGGGCGTTCGTGAAAACCTCCTGGTGCCCCGGCAGCCCGATCCTACTAGCGTTGGCCTGGCCAAGTTCGAGACGGGCTTTGACATACACATGCAGCTCGACCGCTCGCTGGCAGAGCTGGTGCAGGACATCTTGCCATTGGCCTCCCATTTTATGGGCATGCAGAAGATAGTTACGGCCACCGACGGCCAGGGTCAGGTGATGAACTCACTGAATGAGGCACTGCAGGATCTTACGCACGACTTCTAC CTGTTGATCGTACAAGCCGAACAGGAGCTGCGGCAACATAGATTAACATTGCAGAAGCTACTTTACTACCTGCAACCGACGCTCTGGGTGATGGAGGAGATCTGGACCTCGTTGGTGGACATTCAGCTAAGCGATTATCATGATGCCGCAGTGTTGACGTACCTGCACGAGCGGATCAAGCGCCTGGAAGGCGACCGAGCTGCACAGCAGCTGATCATCGGAATGGCGCGCAAAGCGGCCGAGCCGTACATGCGCATGCTACAGATGTGGATCCAGAAGGGCGTGATCGTGGACCGCAACCAGGAATTCCTCGTGGAGGACAACGAAGTGATTCACCGCGACGAGCTGCCCGAACACTATTCCGACGACTATTGGGAAAGGCGCTATAACGTGCGTCGCGACCACATACCGTCGTTTCTGGAAAAGTACTCGGACAAGATCCTGCGCACCGGCAAGTATCTTAATGTGATCAGGCAGTGTGGCAAGCGCGTAATGCCCACGCAGGAGATGCACCTTGAGTTCGACCCGACCAGCGAGCGGCACGTGTCCGTCATTAACGACGCTTATTACTTCGCCGCCCGCATGCTGCTGGATGTGCTGCTGACTGAGAACGACCTGATGGGTCACCTACAGTCGGTGAAGCGTTACTTGCTGCTCAACCAAGGCGACTTCACCATGCAGTTCATGGACGCCTGCGAGGACGAGCTGACCAAGAACGTGGACCACGTGCTGCCCATGACGCTAGAGAACCTGCTGGGGCTCACGCTCCGCCTCTCCTCGGCCCGTAACGATCCCTACAAAGACGATCTGCACTGCGAGCTGCTGCCCTACGACCTGGTCACGCAAATGTCCAAGATCATGAACCAGAAGGAGGAGTACTGGCAGGCACAGCCCCGCCTCGACCTAAGCGGCCTCGAGTGTTTCGCTTTCACCTACGAGGTGAAGTGGCCCTGTTCTTTGGTGCTAAACCACATCGCCATATCCAAGTACCAAATGCTATTCCGACAGCTCTTCTACTGCAAGCACGTGGAGCGCCAACTCTGCAA GATTTGGAAGGAAAACTCGATTGCCAAAAAGTTCTCGCCGCAAGCGGCTGAGCTCTACCGTTCGGCGTTCACTCTGCGCCAGCGTATGATGAATGCCATTCAGAACCTGGAGTACTACATGATGATCGAGATAATCGAGCCCAACTGGCACATCTTCATCGAAAAGATGAAGACGGTGGAGAACGTTGATAACGTTCTGCGTCTCCACCAGGACTTCCTCGACGCGTGCCTTAAGAACTGCATGCTGACGGAGTCCTCGCATCTGAACCGCGCCATCTTCAAACTCTGCAAGATCTGCCTGAAGTTCTGCGAGTTCATTCAG CGCTCGCAGCGTTTCTTTCTGGACGCAGAGCTCAAGTCGATGGTATGTGACACCCACGATAGCGCGGACAGCTCCGAGTCCGAACAGGAGAGCCTGCACCGGCCACAG TTGGAGACCTCGCTGGATCCAGCAGATACGTTTTCGGAGCGGGTTAAACGCTTTGATCTGGAATTCACCGGCTTGCTGATATCGTTCCTCAAGCAGATCAACAACATGGCGAAGAAGAACACCGCCGATTGCTTCATGAATCTCGTGCACCGCATCAACTTCAATGCGTTCTACTCCGATCAGATGGATAAGATGTGTGCAAAGGATGCCATGGGCTAA
- the LOC122623214 gene encoding gamma-tubulin complex component 2 homolog isoform X2 — translation MSKTDPLRQVLADLISESQSSLTPEAIVREFRATSERRLPLCELLQLLVSISENRPNFVEVTKEIADILQRKDPMYALLVFVERYSESGISSRSSSGISLSTMGSPHGIKTSFNSVSDVNSATASATTSARSITSSGSTTSARSAISEYSSGNYTASSRLSLPQAQDFPTSTPVNSKKSADPDTSSGVFVRRGPMQRNHGQNKDERGDLSVIKERVLSAVSDRSLNSYRSVASDGLSSRSGNSTKSSATVMATPTGVPDEYRTHLLWDYYKVDGNKLSKAEIAALPISSQENMLLDELLHCLTGVRENLLVPRQPDPTSVGLAKFETGFDIHMQLDRSLAELVQDILPLASHFMGMQKIVTATDGQGQVMNSLNEALQDLTHDFYLLIVQAEQELRQHRLTLQKLLYYLQPTLWVMEEIWTSLVDIQLSDYHDAAVLTYLHERIKRLEGDRAAQQLIIGMARKAAEPYMRMLQMWIQKGVIVDRNQEFLVEDNEVIHRDELPEHYSDDYWERRYNVRRDHIPSFLEKYSDKILRTGKYLNVIRQCGKRVMPTQEMHLEFDPTSERHVSVINDAYYFAARMLLDVLLTENDLMGHLQSVKRYLLLNQGDFTMQFMDACEDELTKNVDHVLPMTLENLLGLTLRLSSARNDPYKDDLHCELLPYDLVTQMSKIMNQKEEYWQAQPRLDLSGLECFAFTYEVKWPCSLVLNHIAISKYQMLFRQLFYCKHVERQLCKIWKENSIAKKFSPQAAELYRSAFTLRQRMMNAIQNLEYYMMIEIIEPNWHIFIEKMKTVENVDNVLRLHQDFLDACLKNCMLTESSHLNRAIFKLCKICLKFCEFIQLETSLDPADTFSERVKRFDLEFTGLLISFLKQINNMAKKNTADCFMNLVHRINFNAFYSDQMDKMCAKDAMG, via the exons ATGAGCAAAACCGATCCGCTGCGCCAAGTGCTCGCCGATTTGATCAGCGAGTCGCA ATCGTCCCTCACTCCGGAGGCCATCGTTCGGGAGTTCCGGGCCACTAGTGAACGACGGTTGCCACTCTGTGAGCTGCTCCAATTGCTGGTGTCCATCAGCGAGAACCGTCCCAACTTCGTAGAGGTGACCAAGGAGATCGCAGACATCCTCCAGCGCAAGGATCCCATGTACGCACTGCTGGTGTTCGTCGAACGATACAGCGAAAGCGGCATATCctccaggagcagcagtggGATTAGCCTTTCGACAATGGGCTCCCCGCATGGAATCAAGACCTCGTTCAACTCCGTCTCGGATGTCAACTCCGCAACCGCTTCAGCCACAACATCGGCACGCTCAATCACATCGTCAGGCTCAACCACATCAGCACGCTCTGCCATATCGGAATACTCATCGGGAAACTATACGGCATCCTCCAGGCTTAGCTTGCCCCAGGCCCAGGACTTTCCCACCTCGACGCCGGTGAACAGCAAAAAGTCCGCTGACCCCGACACTTCCTCCGGAGTCTTCGTCAGGCGCGGTCCAATGCAACGTAACCATGGACAGAACAAGGATGAACGCGGCGATTTAAGTGTG ATCAAGGAGCGTGTGCTAAGTGCGGTATCCGATCGATCCCTGAACAGCTACCGCTCGGTGGCCAGTGACGGGCTCAGCAGCAGATCGGGCAACAGCACAAAGTCGTCGGCGACTGTCATGGCGACGCCAACTGGCGTGCCCGATGAGTATCGCACCCATTTACTGTGGGACTACTACAAGGTGGACGGGAACAAGCTGTCAAAGGCTGAGATCGCCGCACTGCCGATTTCCAGCCAGGAGAATATGCTGCTCGACGAGCTGCTGCACTGCCTCACGGGCGTTCGTGAAAACCTCCTGGTGCCCCGGCAGCCCGATCCTACTAGCGTTGGCCTGGCCAAGTTCGAGACGGGCTTTGACATACACATGCAGCTCGACCGCTCGCTGGCAGAGCTGGTGCAGGACATCTTGCCATTGGCCTCCCATTTTATGGGCATGCAGAAGATAGTTACGGCCACCGACGGCCAGGGTCAGGTGATGAACTCACTGAATGAGGCACTGCAGGATCTTACGCACGACTTCTAC CTGTTGATCGTACAAGCCGAACAGGAGCTGCGGCAACATAGATTAACATTGCAGAAGCTACTTTACTACCTGCAACCGACGCTCTGGGTGATGGAGGAGATCTGGACCTCGTTGGTGGACATTCAGCTAAGCGATTATCATGATGCCGCAGTGTTGACGTACCTGCACGAGCGGATCAAGCGCCTGGAAGGCGACCGAGCTGCACAGCAGCTGATCATCGGAATGGCGCGCAAAGCGGCCGAGCCGTACATGCGCATGCTACAGATGTGGATCCAGAAGGGCGTGATCGTGGACCGCAACCAGGAATTCCTCGTGGAGGACAACGAAGTGATTCACCGCGACGAGCTGCCCGAACACTATTCCGACGACTATTGGGAAAGGCGCTATAACGTGCGTCGCGACCACATACCGTCGTTTCTGGAAAAGTACTCGGACAAGATCCTGCGCACCGGCAAGTATCTTAATGTGATCAGGCAGTGTGGCAAGCGCGTAATGCCCACGCAGGAGATGCACCTTGAGTTCGACCCGACCAGCGAGCGGCACGTGTCCGTCATTAACGACGCTTATTACTTCGCCGCCCGCATGCTGCTGGATGTGCTGCTGACTGAGAACGACCTGATGGGTCACCTACAGTCGGTGAAGCGTTACTTGCTGCTCAACCAAGGCGACTTCACCATGCAGTTCATGGACGCCTGCGAGGACGAGCTGACCAAGAACGTGGACCACGTGCTGCCCATGACGCTAGAGAACCTGCTGGGGCTCACGCTCCGCCTCTCCTCGGCCCGTAACGATCCCTACAAAGACGATCTGCACTGCGAGCTGCTGCCCTACGACCTGGTCACGCAAATGTCCAAGATCATGAACCAGAAGGAGGAGTACTGGCAGGCACAGCCCCGCCTCGACCTAAGCGGCCTCGAGTGTTTCGCTTTCACCTACGAGGTGAAGTGGCCCTGTTCTTTGGTGCTAAACCACATCGCCATATCCAAGTACCAAATGCTATTCCGACAGCTCTTCTACTGCAAGCACGTGGAGCGCCAACTCTGCAA GATTTGGAAGGAAAACTCGATTGCCAAAAAGTTCTCGCCGCAAGCGGCTGAGCTCTACCGTTCGGCGTTCACTCTGCGCCAGCGTATGATGAATGCCATTCAGAACCTGGAGTACTACATGATGATCGAGATAATCGAGCCCAACTGGCACATCTTCATCGAAAAGATGAAGACGGTGGAGAACGTTGATAACGTTCTGCGTCTCCACCAGGACTTCCTCGACGCGTGCCTTAAGAACTGCATGCTGACGGAGTCCTCGCATCTGAACCGCGCCATCTTCAAACTCTGCAAGATCTGCCTGAAGTTCTGCGAGTTCATTCAG TTGGAGACCTCGCTGGATCCAGCAGATACGTTTTCGGAGCGGGTTAAACGCTTTGATCTGGAATTCACCGGCTTGCTGATATCGTTCCTCAAGCAGATCAACAACATGGCGAAGAAGAACACCGCCGATTGCTTCATGAATCTCGTGCACCGCATCAACTTCAATGCGTTCTACTCCGATCAGATGGATAAGATGTGTGCAAAGGATGCCATGGGCTAA